GTGCCGACACCTTTGCGAACGGTTGGCACGACGCGGCCAGCGAGATAACCATTCGCATCAGTGAGTGTGGCGTCAGCGATGCGCTCATATTCCCACGACACGAATTGCTTGATCAGCGATTTGGTCTTGGCCAGTTGCGTTTCGATATCCATCGCCGCGCCGAATGCATCGAGCGGGCCACCTGGTACGGCTTCGATGAACAGGATCTCGCAGGGTCCCGAAGACGTGAGGCATGGAATCATGAACATTTCGCCGGCCCCTGGGATCAGCGTCGCCGTGACACATGTCTTTTCATAAGGCGTGGTGCCGTTGGTATAAACGACCGACAAGGCGCGCATTGGCTTGTCGTAAGGCGAGCGTGCATCGTCGCGGGGAAAGAGTTGCGAGACTGGCCCCTTGCCGGCGGCGACGATGACGAGATCGCTGTCTGTGGCATAGCGCTCGAGTTCGGGAATGCCGGCATCGACGATCTCCAGCGTGCCCCCTTGTGCGACGAACGCGTCCATGAAACGCGGAAACTTCACCCGCTGATCGACTGACTGCGCGGGTGCAGCGAGATTGCCGACGAAACCGAAGGCCTTGTTACCGGAGCCATCCGGCGCCGCAACGGCAATGCGCATGCCGGTGATCGCGGGGGCGGTTTCGTTCCAGAAATCGAGGCCCAGCCGCCGCTCTTCGGCGCGTGCAGTGCCGAACACGCATTGGGTCGACATGACCTTGCCGTTGGCAATGTCCGTTCCCGAGCGGTTTTGCGCAACCCTTACGGAATATCCCGATTGCAAAAGTCCAATGGCGAGAACGAGGCCCGCCTGACCGCCACCGACAATGGTGATATGGCGCATGATCCAAACCCCGCAAAAGTGAAGAACCTTCATTGCAGGCTGAATTTGACGCCGTCGCCGCCGGCTCGTCTATCCATTGTGCGCAGGGTTTGTCCGCCGGATGCGGATTTCGGTTCCGAAAAGCACCAAACGCCAAAATTTGATGCTGGTCTTTGACGAAGGGGCGTCACAGAATGATCGCCCGAAGTCCTGTTTGGGAGGGCAGGATGATCCAGACGGGTCATGTTGCTACGCCGCCGCTGGCCTATTTCAATGCGGTTAATACATTCGATCCCGGCGAGGCCGAGGATGGCGTCGCCCGCATTTTCTGTCCGCATCGCTTGACGCCACTGAAGAGCGGCGCACCAGGCTTTCATGCGATGCACAATTCGGCGCGCTTCGACGGTTATTCGGTCAATTATGTCCAGTATGGCGCCGAAGTCGAAATCGATCCCGGCAAACTCGACGGCTTTTTCCTGTTGCAGGTGCCGCTCTCCGGATCGTCCGATGTGCGCTGCGGCGCCGCGCGCGTTGCGTCCACACCAAGGGTCGCGACGCTGCTCTCACCGACCTTGCCGACGGTGATGACGTGGCATGCCGGATGCCGCAAGCTGATCGTGCTGATTGAACGCAAGGTGGTGGAGGGGCATCTGGCGGCATTGCTCGACCGGCGTATCGATGCGGTCGAGTTCGAGACGCAGGTGCCGCTGATGGATGCTGTCGGTCAGGCGATCCGGGCGCATGTGATGCTCATGCAGGAGGCCGCGACACAATCCGTCGTTCTTCCGGCCGGGAGCGGCCGGCTGGTCCAGCGCGAATTGCGCAATGGTCTGGTTGGCTTGCTGCTCACCGGGCTTGTGCATGATCGCAGCACATTGCTGGCGCATGGCGCGGCGATGCCGGCGCCGGGGCATGTGAAGCGGGTCGAGGATTTTCTCAACGCGCATCCCGATCGTGAGGTCAGTGTGAGTGAACTGGCAGAGATTGCCGGTGTCAGCCTGCGGTCGCTGCAGGATGGCTTTCGCCGGTTCCGCAACATGACCCTGACGGACGCCATTCGCGATGCGCGTCTTGCTTACTGGCGGCGGCTGTTGGAAGCGCCGCCCGCTGGTGCGGGTGTCGGTGCGTTGGCGATCGCGGCGGGCTTGACGCATCTTGGCCGTGCCGCCGCGCTTTATGCCAAGCGCTATGGCGAGACGCCGTCGGATACTCTGCGGCGGCATCGGCGCTCAAGGCAATGACAGCATTCTAGAGCCTTTCCGGCTTTGATGGAATCAAAGCCGGGGCTCTAACTTTTTGTTTTGACGCGTTTTCCTCACCCGAACCGGTGCCCACTTCGCTCGAAAACGCTCTATTGAAATGCGACTTCCGCGAAGCTGCGCAGCTTGCGGGAATGCAGCCGCTCCCATTCCTGGCTTTTCAGTTTCTCGATTGCGCGAAGACCAATGGTGAGGTGCTGGCTGACGCGCTGCCGATAGAATTCGGCGGCCATGCCGGCGAGCTTGATCTCGCCGTGCAGCGGCTTGTCGGAGACGCAGAGCAGGGTGCCGTAGGGGACGCGGAAGCGAAACCCGTTGGCCGCGATGGCCGCCGATTCCATGTCGAGCCCGACTGCACGCGAGAGCGACAGCCGCCGGATCACGGCGGCATGATTGCCGAGCTCCCAGTTGCGATTGTCAACGCTTGCGACGGTGCCGGTTCGCATCACGCGCTTTCGCTCGTAGCCGGCAAGACCGGCGACTTCGCCGACGGCCTGTTCGAGCGCAATCTGTATTTCGGCCAGCGCGGGAATCGGCACCCACAGCGGCAGCTCCTCATCCAGCACATGATCCTCGCGCACGTAACCATGCGCCAGCACGTAGTCGCCGAGCTTCTGGGTATTGCGCAAACCGGCGCAATGGCCGAGCATCAGCCAGGCATGCGGACGCAGCACCGCCACGTGGTCGGTGATGTTGCGCGCATTCGACGGTCCGGTTCCGATATTGATCATGGTGATCCCGCGGCTGCGCGGAGCGGCCAGATGGTAGGCCGGCATCTGTGGCATGCGCTGCAGCGGCGCTGCGGTGGCAGCAGCCATGCCGAGCCTTGCATTGTGCGTGATCACATGGCCCGGTTCGACAAAGGCGTCATAGTCCGGATCACCCGCCGCCATGCGCTCGCGGCAGAGGCGCACGAACGCGTCGACGTAAAACTGATAGTTGGTGAAGATCACGAAATTCTGGAAATGCTCGGGATCGGTGCCGGTGTAATGGAATAGCCGGTGCAGCGAATAATCGACGCGGGCGGCGCGAAACATGGCGAGCGGGGCTGGCGCACCGGGCGGCAATTGCAATGTGCCGTCGGCGATTGCATCGTCCATAGTCGCGAGATCGGGGGTGTCGAACAGGTCGCGCAAGGGTGGCGCGGCGGTCTGAGGACCGCCGGAGACCTGACTGGCGGCGATGCCGATATCCGACGAATAGGCGAAGTGGACGGGGATCGGTTCGCTCGATTCGCCAATCTCCACCGGCACGCGATGGTTGTTGAGCAGGAGCTCGATCTGTTCGGTGAAATAATCGCGGAACAGGTCGGGCCGGGTGACGGTGGTCTCATGTGTTCCGGGACCGGAGACGAAGCCATAAGAGAGACGGGAATCGACGCGCGCGTAAGTGTCGGTGGTGATACGCACGAACGGATAGGTCGCGCGCACGCGCGCGGCGAGCGGCCGGCCTGCGACAAAGGCTTCGAAATGCTCGCGGAGAAATGCCGTGTTGCGCGAATAGATCTCTTCCAGACGCGCCACCGCAGCCTTTGCATCGGTGAGGGCCTCGGTCGGGATCCGCTCCGGAGACAGAAGTTTCAGATAGTCCGGCATGAGTCAGAGCTTGTACGCCGTCGGCGCCAAGTCAAGCGGGGGCCCTCAATGAAATGGTATCGACCGGGACAGAATGTGGACTAAGGAGGCGTGGGTGCTTCGAGGCCGGGAATAATAAATAATGAAGGCCCGGGTTTGGTCCCCGGGGCCTCGGCCAATAAGCAAAGTCTTGGGTCAGCGAATTCTGATCGCGCTGAAACGGTACATGGGATACGTCCGTTTCCGCCCGTGGTTAGAACCTGTAATTGAGACCAGCGCGAACGATGTGCATTGAAAGGTTCGCATCATGGTTGATGATTTGTGTCGGGCTTGCGGTGCGGCTGTACAACGTTGTTGTGCTGACCGTGCCAAAATCGGCGAACAGGTATTCTGCCTTGACTGACCAATTGCTAACCAAAGCCCATTCAATGCCGCCGCCAATGGTCCAGCCAACCCTGATGCTATCGAGGGAAGATCCTCCGCAGTAAAAGATTGCACAGTCGATGCCTGTCGGGAACGGAACCAGTGCATTCACCGTGTTGGAGGCCTTTACTTGTGTGAATGCGGCGCCGCCGGTCGCATATAGCAGCGCTTTTCCACCCGAAAATGTCGTTACTCCCAAGCGTCCGCGGACCGTCGCCAACCAGTCTGTTTCGACGGAGTTATCGAAACGGTTTCCGTTGAAAGGTGCAGTCACGAAGGGAAGGAGGAGGGTGTGGGTCGACTTCGTCTTCAACGCACCGAAGTCGCCCTCGATGCCGGCGACCCAGATTCCGTTTTGCCAATTATAGCCGATCTGGCCGCCTCCGATGAACGCCTCATCCGAACTGCCATAACCACCAGTTGCGTTGATGCTCGCGGCATTAGGGGGCAA
The genomic region above belongs to Pseudorhodoplanes sinuspersici and contains:
- a CDS encoding outer membrane protein is translated as MSIGRSVAAGIIALQIASASVMAADIARPVYKATPVAASHNWTGLYVGLNAGWGRADVDGRNSLPCSTACTVFLPPNAASINATGGYGSSDEAFIGGGQIGYNWQNGIWVAGIEGDFGALKTKSTHTLLLPFVTAPFNGNRFDNSVETDWLATVRGRLGVTTFSGGKALLYATGGAAFTQVKASNTVNALVPFPTGIDCAIFYCGGSSLDSIRVGWTIGGGIEWALVSNWSVKAEYLFADFGTVSTTTLYSRTASPTQIINHDANLSMHIVRAGLNYRF
- a CDS encoding AraC family transcriptional regulator, with the protein product MIQTGHVATPPLAYFNAVNTFDPGEAEDGVARIFCPHRLTPLKSGAPGFHAMHNSARFDGYSVNYVQYGAEVEIDPGKLDGFFLLQVPLSGSSDVRCGAARVASTPRVATLLSPTLPTVMTWHAGCRKLIVLIERKVVEGHLAALLDRRIDAVEFETQVPLMDAVGQAIRAHVMLMQEAATQSVVLPAGSGRLVQRELRNGLVGLLLTGLVHDRSTLLAHGAAMPAPGHVKRVEDFLNAHPDREVSVSELAEIAGVSLRSLQDGFRRFRNMTLTDAIRDARLAYWRRLLEAPPAGAGVGALAIAAGLTHLGRAAALYAKRYGETPSDTLRRHRRSRQ
- a CDS encoding styrene monooxygenase/indole monooxygenase family protein; this translates as MRHITIVGGGQAGLVLAIGLLQSGYSVRVAQNRSGTDIANGKVMSTQCVFGTARAEERRLGLDFWNETAPAITGMRIAVAAPDGSGNKAFGFVGNLAAPAQSVDQRVKFPRFMDAFVAQGGTLEIVDAGIPELERYATDSDLVIVAAGKGPVSQLFPRDDARSPYDKPMRALSVVYTNGTTPYEKTCVTATLIPGAGEMFMIPCLTSSGPCEILFIEAVPGGPLDAFGAAMDIETQLAKTKSLIKQFVSWEYERIADATLTDANGYLAGRVVPTVRKGVGTLPSGKHVLGLADAVILNDPIVGQGSNNAIKAAAVTLDAIVQHGSAPYDAAWMNATFELAFQRVEASTMWSNMILMPPPPHVVELLARASGKQDLADKVAQGFDEPGTIVPLFADPALAAAA
- a CDS encoding AMP nucleosidase; amino-acid sequence: MPDYLKLLSPERIPTEALTDAKAAVARLEEIYSRNTAFLREHFEAFVAGRPLAARVRATYPFVRITTDTYARVDSRLSYGFVSGPGTHETTVTRPDLFRDYFTEQIELLLNNHRVPVEIGESSEPIPVHFAYSSDIGIAASQVSGGPQTAAPPLRDLFDTPDLATMDDAIADGTLQLPPGAPAPLAMFRAARVDYSLHRLFHYTGTDPEHFQNFVIFTNYQFYVDAFVRLCRERMAAGDPDYDAFVEPGHVITHNARLGMAAATAAPLQRMPQMPAYHLAAPRSRGITMINIGTGPSNARNITDHVAVLRPHAWLMLGHCAGLRNTQKLGDYVLAHGYVREDHVLDEELPLWVPIPALAEIQIALEQAVGEVAGLAGYERKRVMRTGTVASVDNRNWELGNHAAVIRRLSLSRAVGLDMESAAIAANGFRFRVPYGTLLCVSDKPLHGEIKLAGMAAEFYRQRVSQHLTIGLRAIEKLKSQEWERLHSRKLRSFAEVAFQ